Genomic DNA from Methanosarcina sp. MTP4:
ATTCGGTACAAATGGTCAGGGAGATGAAGAAGCCAGGCGTGATTCGGATACTATTGACCGTAGCGGACACAGGGTCATTCTTGCCGGATTTGGCCGTCTCGGGACTGACCTTGGCCGTTTCCTCATTTCTGCGGGTATCAAACCGGTCATTATCGATCATGATGCGGCCAATGTGGATGTTCTAAGAAAATTTGGATTTAAGGTGTATTACGGAGACATCACACGACTCGACCTGCTTGAAGCTGCCGGAGCTGCCGAAGCCGAACTCTTAATAATTGCCATAGGTGATATAGACCAATCAAGAAAGCTGGTTGAATTAGCAGGTAAACACTACCCACACCTCAAAATAGCAGTCAGTGCTTCCGACCGTTCCTCTGCCTACGAACTCATGGACCTGGGAATTACCCGGATACGAAGGGAAACCTTCGGCAGTGCTCTGGCACTTGGTCAGGATGCCCTGCAACTTCTCGGGACCGATCCTTATGAAGCACACCGATTGATGCGTATTTTTCGGAAAAAGGACGAAGAGATGATGCCTGAATTATACAAAATGCACCGTAAAGATGAGGACAGTTACATATCAATGTATCAGAAGCATAATGCAGACCTTGAGGAACTAATGACGCTCGATTTGGACCTGGACATGGAAGAGATCGACAAAGCCTGGAATGCTGCAAACCCGGAAGCATAATTCGACATAGGGAAATCCGGAATGCTTTGATTTTATGCCCGGAATCGCATTTGGCTCTCTCTGAAATTACAGCACTCTCACGCGACCGATTTCAGGGGGTGGGAAGGTTTTAGGGAGAGGTAGTTCACATCGGACTAAGTCAAAGCCCGCCTATGCTTGATTTCTACTTTTTTCTACCTTTTTTCTACCTTTTTTCTACCTTTTTTCTGTACTATAGTCAAGGACCCACATTCCTTCACAAATCTCAAGTGAAAGTTTAACCACAGAAAGCACGGAAAAACACGGAATAAAGGGAGCAAGGGTGAAATCCTTCCGTGCTTTCCGTGTCTTCCGTGGTTATAAAGTAAGTGTAAATATTTACGTCCGGGACTATAACTTAATGTCTGCACATTAACCAACCCCTGTCTTTATAAATGTATACAACTTACCTATGATATCAATTATAAGGTGGGAGTTCATGAAAACATTAGTAACATATATGACACAGACAGGAAACACAAAGAAGATCGCAGAAGCTATTTATAGTGAAGTTGCTGGCGAAAAGGACATCAAAGACATCAAAGATGTAAGCAATTTTGAAGGTTATGACCTTGTGTTCGTGGGTTTCCCTGTAATGCAATTCAACATTCCTGAGAATGTTTCAAAATTCGTGAAAGAGAATGTAGCTGGCAAGAACATAGCATTCTTCATGACCCATGCTGTTCCTGAAGGATTTGAAGCCATACATTCATGGACCGGTTCCTGCAAGGATATCGCAGCTAGTGGTAATTATCTTGGTACATTTGAATGTCAGGGTGAACTTGCACAATCTATTATTGATATGCTCGAAAAATCCGATGATCCTCAGATGAAAGCATTTGCTGAGATGGGTCCTTCCACAAAAGGACAGCCTGATGAATCCCGTGTTCAGAAAGCAAAGGAATTTGCAAAGGAAATTCAGGCAAAGGTCCAGTGACCAAATATTCCTGTTTTCTTTTTTTAAATCTTTTTAAATTGCCCTTTGATTAATTTTGACTTTCAATCCTGCTTACTATTCTCAATTTCCAATACCTTCACAACCTCTAGTAGAGAATTGAGGAGATTATGACCCTGCAAACTGATTTGATATTCACCCCGCTCTTCACGTTGGCGTATCAATCCCTTGCTTTGCAATTTATCCGGATGGAAAAGGAGATTTCCACCACGAAGTTTTGTGAGTTTTGAAAGTGCAAATGATTTGCCTTCATCGTGCAATGCTTTTAGAATCCGGACTCTTGCAGCGCTACTCAATGCATCCCCTATCAAAATGGATATCTGTTCTTCAGGAAGGTCGTGAACTTGTATTTGCCTGTTTTACAACCGTGAGAAAACAGCACAGGAAGTTATGGAAACCATGAAAGCTATGAAAGTTCGTCAGAAAATTGAACTACAGGGATAAATTGGTACTGACCAATCAACCAGTGCCTTGAGATTATATTCTCTTCCTTCGATTATTTTGTTAATGGTGAATTGGCGCGGCCGTGCCAGTTTACCCTGGTAATATACTGCGTGGGAGCTGTTTTGCGACTTTTAGCTAAAGAAAAGCCATTTAATTTCCATATATACGTTGACAAGTATAAGAGTGACCAGAACTATCAAATGCCAGCCTCGATAGTATTTCATGTCTGGCTTAAGTCCCTTATCCCAATCGTATTCATCTCGTTTTATATAATTTCCTCCTTCGTTTTTATTGTTTCAATCCTTTTTTTGCCGGGGGCTGTTTTGCAATAGGGTTTCAAAAAGCCCTATTCTGATTTTGTTTTCAAAATAGAGCATTTATCGGGAGATGTTTTTGACATTTTCCGCCGATCTAATTATTACAACAGTATATATAAATGTCGGCGACATATAAATTTTTCGAAAATGATCCGGATGACGTCGATGTTATATTTTTCTAATGTATGTAGCTGTACATTGAAGTTAATTTCTTTAAGGGTTTAGGGTAGATCAGCAGAAAAAAACTGATTGTTTTTATTTGCATTCGAGGCGAATGATCAGGGGATTAGAATCTTTTCAGAACTTCTGGACTCTTTTCATTTTTGATTAAAGTTTCATATAAAAACTGTGTATAATGTTCTGAAACCGGGAGCACTGTACTTTTCAGTTTGTTTTTCTGAAAAGGACCCACAATTTGGCGAAGGAGGTAAATTCCGAAAAACGAAGCTTGGGACAACACTGTATTTCTCTTCGGAATCCGAAATAAGGGGTCTTATCTCACCGTATTTTGTCATACAGGAACTAAAAACGATAGAAATTAACGCTATGGTCGGATCACATTATGCCGTTTCTGTGCTGGCTAAACGGCGCTGATTTTAATTGTTCATCAGTAACAGGTCATTTATTTGTGTTCTTCTGTAAAATGAAGAACGTATAACCATATTCATCCGGATATTCTCTGAAGATCTTTATCTCTTTTCTGTTAAAACTAAGTATCTCTTCTGCATCGGTGTTTCCTTTATAGTTATCACTGATCTCATCAACTCTTTTTTCCAGATGGGAGTAAAAATCGTACCAGGTAGAAGCTGGCAGTTTAAAGCGGTCAATGAGATCATATCCTACTGCCATGATAACTTTTTCAGTGTCAGGTATGCTCTTGATATCAGGATAACAGCCCTGCCAGAATTGAAGCACTTCCGAAGAAGGTTCATCCGTGAACCATGTGCTTTCTGTCAGTGCCATATAACCTCCTTCTTTCAGAAACTGTTTCCAGTAGCTAAGTCCTTTTTCAAAACCAATGATAAAGATAGAGCCTTCTGCCCAGATTATGTCGAATTCTCCTGCTTCAAAAGGCAGGTCATCCATGGAAGCACAAACCGTGGTAATCCTGTCATCAAATCCTTCTTTAACTGCATTTTCCATCAGTTTATCCAGAAAAGGCTGGTAAATGTCAGTTGCAGTGATGTGACAGTCGTTGCAGATCTTCGCAAGATGTATTGTCTGCATACCCACACCGCAACCAATGTCAAGGATCTTACTGCCTGCAGGAAGGGAAGAAAGCAAATTAAAGGCTTTTTCAGTGCACTTGTTATTACCCGGACCCTGTCTGGGCAATCCATCAAATATCTCAAAAATTGGTGAATCTACCATAAAACCCTCACAGAGACAATTGCTTAAATCTGTTGTGGTATCCTGATAATGGTTGCGTTTTTTAAGCACTACCAGGACAGTCTTTGCCATACAGGAACTAAAAACGATAGAAATTAACGCTATGGTCGGATCACATTATGCCGTTTCTGTGTTGGCTAAACGGCGCTGATTTTAATTATGGTGTTTTTGGCAATGGCGCAGCCGTGTCCGTGAGTCATTGATCATGATTGAGAAAACAGACATATTCAGCTTGGTAAATACATATCTGGAGAAAGTTTTTCTGAAGCCGGTTTTCAATGACTGACCTCCACGACCGAACTCAAAACTTCGTAGATCATTTCTTTGCTAATAGTCTATGTTTCAGAAATTGTAGATGGTGTATTTACTACGTAGAGGGCGTAGACACAGTGGCTCCGCTAAGTTTTGCAATCTCAATGCCGCAAGAAATGGCTCTCAGGGTATTCTGGACGGAACATTGATTGTGAATCTGGAGAAGTTAAGGAAGATCTCATTATTTTAAACCACTAAGCAGAATCGTTTTGCAGTATGTTGAACATCTAGAAAATAAGTTTGATGGGGAAATAGGGGTTTTAGAGAAAAGGCATATTCAGGTTGATTGTTTGGTCTACATAGGGAAAGAAGCCAATAATATTGAGAATCAACCCTTGGATGTTAGGCAGGTACAAGTATTTGTTAATGAGGAAGAGGTCATGAGGAAGGTACTTAAAATCCATAGAAAGAAACAGAGATTTTTGGGTTGTTAGGAGTACTTTTCAGGGTATCAAGAAGAGGATACAGGGGAGAGAAAAAGGTCAATTTGAATAATATTACAGTTAAATAGTTCTTAATTTGTTAAGTATGGTTTACTTTAAAAGATCAGTAAACCAGTTTTCTTTTCGAATATTTATCAGTTCGTCGTCATGCATTAAAGTATCAATAAATGCTGAGTGTACGTTTTCATTCTTTCTACTACGAAATGTTGAATTTTTACTGGCTTTAACAGCATTTGTTAAGGCTATTTTTGTTTTGTCTTGTTCACCCATCTTCATGTATATTTTTGCTTTTCTGTACCATAAATGGTATAAATTATTCCTAACATTAGTGAAAAGCAATGAAGCTACAATTATTTTTCCATGTTGATTATTTATTGTATCGCACAGTGGCAAAAATTCTTCGTTGATAACTTTATCTAGTTCCTTTAATTCAAAGATATAGCACTGAGATATTTTTTTCACAGAACTGAATGGAAAAATTACCTCGTCACCCTCCACGTAATTCTTAAATCTGTAATCGACTGAAGTTGTTTTATATAATATTAAATTTTCAGTTATAGTTCCGTCTAGGGCATGTAAAGTTACAAATTTCGGTTTTTCCATCATTGAAACAATAACTCTATGCAATGATATGAATTTAGTACCATAGTACAAAATGATTATAGATTCATACAATAAAAGACCAGTTAAACTATTTACTGCTAAAAAACTTGGAATAATTATATACAAAAAAATGAATACAACTGTCCTAAATAAATCGAAAATAGAGATTATTAAGAATTGAGGGATATTTAGGATAAATTCAACTATTTGGATTACTTGTTTTATTTGTTTCTTTTCTGGAAACCTTTCCAAATACCCCCTCGTTTTTAGCATTCTAGTTTTTTTTGGAAAAGCCTTAAAACTTGAAATTTGAGATATCAATTTAATTACAGAAGTTAGTATAATATTCAAAGTTATATATCCATTATTCTGAAGTCCTTCTTTGATTTGGATCTGGTAAAATCTCAAATATATTTTAAAAAACAATATTATATGAAGTGTGAACAATATGGATGCGCTTATTTTTAGTCCATTGTACTCAAAAAGATAGAATGCGATGCCTATAATGATGAAGTAAAAAAAAGCCATAATACAAGATATTGAAAAAAAGTACTTAAAAAACTTAAACGATGAATTAAGGTTCTCTATAATGTTATTAACAGATCTTGGTGATAAGTCTATTTCTGGATTTTCTTCGAGTTCATACTTAA
This window encodes:
- a CDS encoding flavodoxin family protein, with the protein product MKTLVTYMTQTGNTKKIAEAIYSEVAGEKDIKDIKDVSNFEGYDLVFVGFPVMQFNIPENVSKFVKENVAGKNIAFFMTHAVPEGFEAIHSWTGSCKDIAASGNYLGTFECQGELAQSIIDMLEKSDDPQMKAFAEMGPSTKGQPDESRVQKAKEFAKEIQAKVQ
- a CDS encoding class I SAM-dependent methyltransferase; this translates as MAKTVLVVLKKRNHYQDTTTDLSNCLCEGFMVDSPIFEIFDGLPRQGPGNNKCTEKAFNLLSSLPAGSKILDIGCGVGMQTIHLAKICNDCHITATDIYQPFLDKLMENAVKEGFDDRITTVCASMDDLPFEAGEFDIIWAEGSIFIIGFEKGLSYWKQFLKEGGYMALTESTWFTDEPSSEVLQFWQGCYPDIKSIPDTEKVIMAVGYDLIDRFKLPASTWYDFYSHLEKRVDEISDNYKGNTDAEEILSFNRKEIKIFREYPDEYGYTFFILQKNTNK
- a CDS encoding opioid growth factor receptor-related protein; protein product: MQYVEHLENKFDGEIGVLEKRHIQVDCLVYIGKEANNIENQPLDVRQVQVFVNEEEVMRKVLKIHRKKQRFLGC